Proteins encoded together in one Rossellomorea sp. y25 window:
- a CDS encoding YigZ family protein translates to MLHHYNTVKGYGEHEINIERSRFITYVNRVESEEEAQEFIAAIKKKHSDANHNCSAYMIGENNLIQKANDDGEPSGTAGVPMLEVLKKRDLKDTVVVVTRYFGGIKLGAGGLIRAYGRATSEGLNAAGIVERKLMRIMKSTIDYTWLGKVENEVRSSHYQLKDIHYLEAVEVEVYVEEAKKSAFNEWMTELTNGQADIREGDVEYLETPVETNP, encoded by the coding sequence TTGCTACATCACTATAATACCGTCAAGGGTTACGGAGAGCATGAAATTAATATAGAACGTTCCAGGTTCATCACCTACGTCAATCGGGTGGAATCAGAAGAAGAAGCACAGGAATTCATCGCAGCCATTAAGAAAAAGCACTCGGATGCAAATCATAACTGTTCCGCCTATATGATCGGTGAAAATAATCTGATCCAGAAAGCAAATGACGATGGTGAACCCAGTGGTACTGCGGGTGTACCTATGCTCGAGGTATTAAAAAAGAGGGATCTTAAAGACACCGTTGTCGTGGTCACCCGTTATTTCGGTGGGATCAAGCTTGGCGCCGGCGGACTGATCCGTGCATATGGACGTGCGACGTCAGAAGGCTTGAATGCTGCCGGTATTGTGGAAAGAAAGCTGATGCGCATCATGAAGTCTACGATTGATTATACATGGCTTGGAAAAGTGGAAAACGAAGTGAGGTCCTCCCATTATCAACTGAAAGACATTCATTACCTGGAAGCCGTCGAGGTCGAGGTCTATGTCGAGGAAGCCAAAAAGTCCGCGTTCAACGAGTGGATGACGGAGCTCACAAATGGACAGGCTGACATAAGAGAAGGCGATGTGGAATACCTTGAAACACCTGTTGAAACCAACCCGTAA
- a CDS encoding MraY family glycosyltransferase: MYSLIDFVIAFAISLVVSVAVTPFVIKFAKRFGFVDKPDHRKVHKGLMPRVGGLSIVIGASAGLLYLNDLIAPLWPVILGGGIILIVGILDDRFTLSPKAKLVGQILAACIVVFADFKIDFITLPFVAERIYLGNFSYVFGILWIVGITNAINLIDGLDGLAGGVSVIAMTSIMALAAMNGQYMVVALTVILIGGTIGFLFFNFNPAKIFMGDTGALFLGYCISIISLLGLFKSVTIFSLVVPIIILAIPIFDTFFAIIRRILNKQKISAPDKSHLHHRLLAMGFSHKETVLIIYAIGAFFGLCAILFTRSTLWGAILFSAVLVIIIQLTAEVVGLIGQHKPLINTMKKLRER, encoded by the coding sequence ATGTACTCTCTAATCGATTTTGTAATTGCTTTTGCTATTTCTTTAGTTGTTTCTGTAGCAGTGACTCCATTCGTAATCAAATTCGCCAAGCGATTTGGCTTTGTCGATAAACCAGACCATCGAAAGGTCCACAAAGGACTAATGCCTCGTGTGGGCGGCTTGTCGATCGTCATAGGTGCATCAGCTGGCTTGCTGTATTTGAATGATCTGATCGCTCCACTTTGGCCGGTCATTCTCGGGGGTGGAATCATCCTGATCGTAGGGATCCTTGATGATCGCTTTACCCTGTCACCAAAAGCTAAGCTTGTTGGACAAATCCTGGCAGCTTGTATCGTCGTGTTTGCCGACTTTAAAATTGACTTCATTACTTTGCCTTTCGTGGCAGAGCGTATATATTTAGGGAATTTCAGTTATGTGTTCGGTATTCTGTGGATCGTAGGGATCACCAATGCCATTAACCTGATCGATGGACTGGATGGACTTGCAGGGGGAGTATCCGTCATTGCCATGACTTCCATTATGGCTCTTGCAGCCATGAATGGTCAGTATATGGTGGTTGCCCTTACCGTTATCCTGATCGGAGGGACAATCGGATTCCTGTTCTTCAACTTTAATCCTGCGAAGATCTTTATGGGTGATACGGGAGCATTGTTCCTTGGCTATTGTATTTCCATCATCTCGCTCCTTGGATTGTTTAAGAGTGTCACGATCTTCAGTTTAGTTGTTCCAATTATCATCCTGGCTATACCGATTTTTGATACGTTCTTTGCGATTATCAGACGTATCCTGAATAAGCAAAAGATTTCAGCACCTGATAAGTCCCATTTACACCATCGCTTACTGGCAATGGGCTTCTCTCATAAAGAGACGGTCCTGATTATTTATGCGATTGGAGCATTTTTCGGACTATGCGCGATCCTATTCACTCGATCAACCCTTTGGGGAGCTATTCTCTTCTCCGCTGTCCTGGTGATTATCATTCAGTTGACGGCAGAAGTGGTTGGATTGATCGGTCAGCATAAGCCTTTGATCAATACGATGAAGAAATTACGCGAAAGATAA
- a CDS encoding SRPBCC family protein translates to MPTIRQITHINAPVSVCFDLARNVDIHTQTTSKTKERAIGGVTSGLLEIGDTVTWEAVHFGVKQRLTAQIVEMDAPHSFTDVMVKGAFTSFTHIHEFSQQDNGTLMKDTFSYEAPLGIIGTLADKLFLKRYMHTFIKMRANELKKIAEQTNTPTS, encoded by the coding sequence TTGCCCACCATTCGTCAAATCACGCATATAAACGCTCCTGTTTCTGTTTGTTTCGACTTAGCCCGCAATGTGGATATTCATACTCAAACGACCTCTAAAACGAAAGAGAGGGCCATAGGAGGCGTCACAAGCGGTTTATTGGAGATTGGAGATACCGTGACATGGGAAGCCGTTCATTTTGGCGTTAAACAGCGACTGACGGCTCAAATTGTCGAAATGGACGCCCCCCATTCGTTCACGGACGTTATGGTGAAGGGTGCTTTTACATCCTTTACTCATATCCATGAATTTAGCCAACAGGATAATGGCACACTAATGAAGGATACTTTCTCATATGAAGCTCCATTGGGCATAATCGGGACGCTTGCAGACAAACTCTTTTTAAAAAGGTACATGCACACGTTCATCAAGATGAGAGCAAACGAATTGAAGAAGATCGCTGAACAAACAAACACTCCTACCTCATGA
- a CDS encoding LTA synthase family protein, with the protein MNLVNKLKEALLSIWQDKLLLISAVGLSIKVVLFYLLLGKGLFEVKSLFVTLPGSILMLFSFVFLFKTWSRKTAIIGLNIVATFLLLSQLWYIRYFGTPLSFFALLQTSNLSGLGPSIMELINGLDVLFVVDIILLLILTKKKSFSIPKVQWKTFIIIFLAGFSILAVKPLKNHYIDGTPYAQIFKIYDRYDYILKFNPLQYSVLDMYLFYQNNRYIDLNEEEETLVKEWFDNKEENREKRLYLNNKYEGVGEGKNLLILQFESLENWVLNKKVNGKEVTPNLNKLLKNSIYASNFYPQTKGGRSSDAEFVVNTSLLPVMEGSTFFRYPTNDYTTLPGLLKEEGYSTYAFHGDEGTYWNRREAYPHIGIDEYHAIEEFHEGEEIGMGLSDEEFFHQSVEFLSKKEQPYFGYLITLTSHTPFVIPEQFRGLEFEAQYSDTSAAHYLQSIHYTDMAVGKLMEDLEANDMLDDTIIAIFGDHAAFENSYKDQMMKENPKVEGIDEEGRVPFILYNPGMEPMELDKAYGQVDIFPTLAYVMGIEEKKYGDVVMGRNMLTSDDSFAVIPLENTIRSDRELSDDKKEFELKAQQVSDLIIRSNYFEEKE; encoded by the coding sequence ATGAATCTAGTAAACAAGCTAAAAGAGGCACTGCTTTCCATATGGCAGGACAAACTCCTGCTCATCTCTGCCGTTGGTCTTTCCATTAAAGTCGTATTATTCTATTTATTATTAGGAAAAGGCCTATTTGAAGTGAAAAGCTTATTCGTGACGCTTCCGGGCAGTATTTTGATGTTATTTTCATTTGTGTTTCTGTTTAAAACCTGGTCGAGAAAGACGGCCATCATCGGTCTAAATATTGTCGCGACCTTCCTATTGCTGTCCCAGTTATGGTATATCCGCTACTTTGGAACACCACTATCGTTCTTTGCCTTACTGCAGACGTCCAATCTTTCAGGACTCGGACCGAGCATCATGGAACTGATCAACGGGCTGGATGTCCTGTTTGTAGTGGATATCATCCTATTGCTCATCCTGACGAAAAAGAAATCCTTTTCGATTCCCAAGGTACAATGGAAAACCTTTATCATCATTTTCCTGGCAGGTTTCAGCATCCTTGCCGTGAAGCCTTTGAAGAATCACTATATCGATGGCACTCCATATGCCCAGATCTTCAAGATTTACGATCGCTATGATTACATATTGAAGTTCAATCCGCTTCAATACAGTGTGCTGGATATGTACCTGTTTTATCAAAACAATCGCTACATCGACTTGAACGAGGAAGAGGAAACCCTCGTAAAAGAATGGTTTGACAATAAAGAGGAAAATAGAGAAAAAAGGCTGTACTTAAACAATAAGTACGAAGGAGTCGGAGAAGGGAAAAACCTGCTCATCCTTCAATTTGAATCACTTGAAAACTGGGTGCTGAATAAAAAGGTGAATGGGAAAGAAGTAACCCCCAACCTGAACAAACTGTTGAAGAACAGTATCTATGCGTCCAACTTCTATCCGCAGACAAAGGGCGGACGAAGCTCTGATGCAGAGTTTGTCGTGAATACATCCCTGCTTCCGGTCATGGAGGGGAGCACATTCTTCCGCTATCCGACGAATGATTATACGACGCTTCCCGGACTGTTGAAAGAGGAAGGGTATTCAACCTATGCCTTCCACGGGGACGAGGGAACGTATTGGAACAGACGTGAAGCTTACCCGCATATCGGGATTGATGAATATCATGCCATTGAGGAGTTTCATGAAGGCGAAGAAATCGGGATGGGCCTGAGTGATGAAGAGTTTTTCCATCAATCGGTTGAATTCTTGAGTAAAAAGGAGCAGCCTTACTTTGGCTATTTGATTACGCTGACAAGTCACACGCCGTTCGTCATCCCGGAACAATTCAGAGGTCTTGAATTTGAAGCTCAATACAGCGATACATCCGCTGCTCATTACCTGCAGTCCATACACTACACGGATATGGCGGTCGGTAAGCTGATGGAAGATCTTGAAGCGAACGATATGCTCGATGACACCATCATTGCGATCTTCGGTGATCACGCCGCTTTCGAAAACAGCTACAAAGATCAAATGATGAAAGAAAATCCAAAGGTTGAAGGGATCGACGAAGAGGGCAGAGTGCCGTTCATCCTCTACAATCCTGGCATGGAACCGATGGAACTGGACAAGGCCTACGGTCAAGTCGATATCTTCCCTACGCTGGCCTATGTCATGGGCATTGAGGAAAAGAAGTATGGAGATGTGGTAATGGGAAGAAACATGCTTACATCGGATGACAGTTTTGCCGTCATCCCACTCGAGAATACGATTCGATCAGATCGTGAACTGTCCGACGATAAGAAGGAATTCGAATTGAAAGCTCAGCAAGTATCGGATCTGATCATCAGAAGCAATTATTTTGAGGAAAAAGAATAA
- a CDS encoding glycosyltransferase family 2 protein, producing MILEIIFWLLILLSVYIYAGYPILLKLISGVVKKDQITDTGYEPKVTLFIAAYNEEKVIAEKVQNSVDLDYPQDKLEIIVVSDDSSDRTNDIVNEFVAKYPNVKLNVVKGRKGKTAALNKSVPLATGEVLVFSDANSLYNKDAVHHLVKHFKDEEIGGVCGELRLTNPTNSSIGESEGAYWKYEKLLKMLETATGTTIVANGSIYALRKELFKEMNPNVGDDMQNPLIIINQQKRFVYEPNAITMEETSPKSSEEFGRKVRIVTRSFTGIMSYKHVLNPFRNFDFFYKYMSHKFLRWLVPYYMIAIFIINLFLLDQPFYQVMFGLQLAFYLLALLGKVTSNKITYIPYYFCLVNYAAFLGTLRAISGKRQATWTPTSR from the coding sequence ATGATACTGGAAATAATCTTTTGGCTGCTGATCCTCCTTTCGGTTTATATCTATGCCGGTTATCCGATCCTGCTGAAGCTCATATCAGGAGTTGTCAAAAAGGATCAAATCACGGATACAGGCTATGAACCAAAGGTAACGCTCTTTATCGCAGCATACAACGAAGAGAAAGTCATCGCTGAAAAAGTACAAAATTCTGTGGATCTTGATTATCCACAGGACAAGCTTGAAATCATCGTTGTGTCAGATGATTCATCCGACAGAACGAACGACATCGTCAATGAGTTCGTGGCGAAATATCCGAACGTGAAGCTGAATGTCGTAAAAGGAAGAAAAGGGAAGACAGCGGCACTGAACAAGTCCGTTCCGTTGGCAACTGGTGAAGTCCTTGTATTCTCGGATGCGAACTCGCTTTACAATAAGGATGCTGTTCATCATTTAGTGAAGCACTTTAAAGATGAAGAAATCGGTGGGGTTTGTGGTGAGCTTAGATTAACCAATCCAACAAACTCATCTATCGGAGAATCAGAGGGTGCTTACTGGAAGTATGAGAAGCTCCTGAAAATGCTCGAAACGGCAACAGGTACGACGATCGTGGCAAATGGTTCGATCTATGCGCTCCGTAAAGAATTATTCAAAGAGATGAATCCGAACGTCGGCGATGATATGCAGAACCCGCTGATCATCATCAACCAGCAAAAGCGATTCGTCTATGAACCGAATGCGATCACGATGGAAGAGACATCACCAAAATCATCAGAAGAATTTGGCCGGAAAGTCCGTATCGTAACGCGAAGCTTCACAGGGATCATGAGCTACAAGCATGTGTTGAATCCGTTCAGGAATTTCGATTTCTTCTATAAATACATGTCTCATAAATTCTTGAGATGGCTTGTTCCTTACTATATGATTGCCATTTTTATCATTAATCTTTTCTTACTGGATCAGCCATTCTATCAAGTCATGTTCGGCTTACAATTGGCATTCTACCTCCTCGCACTTTTAGGCAAAGTGACGAGCAACAAAATCACGTATATCCCTTACTACTTCTGCCTGGTAAACTATGCAGCCTTCCTTGGTACGCTGAGAGCGATCTCAGGTAAGAGACAGGCAACATGGACACCGACTAGTAGATAA
- a CDS encoding UDP-glucose/GDP-mannose dehydrogenase family protein — protein sequence MNICVIGTGYVGLVSGVCFSDAGNKVTCLDIDAQKVENLKNGIIPIYEPGLTELVEKNISEGRLSFTTDYAEGMKDADLVIIAVGTPPKENGEANLQYIEAAARSIAEHLHDYKVIVTKSTVPVGTGAMIKGVIKEVVGHEEFDVASNPEFLREGSAIYDTVNMERAVIGVESEKAEAILKELHAPFTKNIVVTNIETSEMIKYASNAFLATKISFINEVANVCELVGADVTKVAEGMGYDPRIGPQFLNAGIGYGGSCFPKDTSALVKIADQVGYDFKIVKDVEAVNGLQRFKVVNKLVEAFDGDLTNKKIAVLGLAFKPNTDDMRDAPSVDVIPKLQELGADITAYDRIAEKNAKALIPNLRTGQDLYEVIQNSDAILILTEWDEVRELDLEKVATLVNSKVIVDGRNIFDPAHMEENGFYYASIGRKTVKA from the coding sequence ATGAACATTTGTGTAATTGGTACAGGTTATGTAGGACTTGTTTCAGGCGTATGCTTCAGTGACGCCGGAAACAAAGTGACATGCCTGGATATAGACGCTCAAAAAGTAGAGAACCTGAAAAATGGGATCATCCCTATTTACGAGCCGGGCTTAACCGAATTAGTAGAAAAGAACATCAGCGAAGGCCGCTTATCCTTCACAACGGATTATGCTGAAGGGATGAAGGATGCAGATCTTGTCATCATTGCGGTTGGAACTCCTCCAAAAGAGAATGGTGAGGCGAACCTGCAATATATTGAAGCGGCTGCCCGCTCGATTGCAGAGCACCTTCATGACTATAAAGTGATCGTGACGAAGAGTACGGTTCCAGTGGGAACAGGTGCCATGATCAAAGGTGTCATCAAAGAAGTAGTCGGCCATGAAGAATTCGATGTGGCATCAAACCCTGAATTCCTTCGTGAAGGGTCGGCCATTTATGATACAGTGAATATGGAAAGAGCAGTCATCGGTGTGGAATCAGAGAAAGCAGAGGCGATCCTGAAGGAATTACATGCTCCTTTTACCAAAAATATCGTCGTGACAAACATCGAAACATCTGAAATGATCAAATATGCGTCCAATGCGTTCCTTGCAACGAAAATCAGCTTCATCAATGAAGTGGCGAACGTGTGTGAACTTGTTGGGGCGGACGTGACGAAGGTAGCAGAAGGAATGGGATATGACCCGCGTATCGGCCCTCAATTCCTGAACGCTGGAATCGGCTACGGAGGTTCTTGTTTCCCTAAAGATACAAGTGCCCTTGTCAAGATTGCCGATCAAGTGGGCTACGACTTCAAAATCGTCAAAGACGTTGAAGCGGTGAATGGTCTTCAGCGCTTTAAGGTTGTAAACAAGCTGGTAGAAGCCTTTGATGGCGACCTGACAAACAAGAAAATTGCTGTCCTTGGTCTTGCATTTAAGCCGAATACAGATGATATGAGGGACGCACCTTCTGTTGATGTCATTCCTAAACTGCAAGAACTGGGAGCGGACATCACCGCCTATGATCGCATTGCAGAGAAAAACGCTAAAGCGCTCATTCCAAATCTTCGTACTGGACAAGACCTGTATGAAGTCATCCAGAACTCGGATGCCATCCTGATTCTGACAGAGTGGGATGAAGTAAGAGAGCTGGATTTAGAAAAAGTAGCTACACTAGTAAACAGCAAAGTCATCGTTGATGGACGTAATATCTTTGATCCTGCTCATATGGAAGAGAACGGATTCTATTATGCGTCAATCGGAAGAAAAACGGTCAAAGCATAA
- the galU gene encoding UTP--glucose-1-phosphate uridylyltransferase GalU, with product MRVKKAIIPAAGLGTRFLPATKAQPKEMLPIVDKPTIQYIIEEAVNSGIEDILIVTGRGKRAIEDHFDKSLELEEMLAMKEKYDELEQIKQISHLADIHYIRQKEPKGLGHAIWCARKFIGNDPFAVLLGDDIVISEKPCLKQLIDEFEEKESSIIGVQEVPDEDVSKYGVIDVEDPANDGPLFKVKGLVEKPKLEDAPSNMAIMGRYVLTPDVLDILGNLEPGQGNEIQLTDALQELNTKQNVYGYSFNGKRYDIGNKYGFVQATVEFALMRDDLKGPLKSWLKDIISE from the coding sequence TTGAGAGTAAAAAAAGCGATTATCCCGGCTGCGGGTTTAGGTACGAGATTCTTACCAGCAACAAAGGCACAGCCGAAAGAAATGTTACCAATTGTAGATAAACCTACAATCCAATATATTATCGAAGAAGCGGTGAATTCCGGGATAGAGGATATCCTGATCGTCACAGGCCGTGGAAAACGTGCCATCGAAGACCATTTTGACAAGTCTTTAGAGCTTGAAGAAATGCTTGCAATGAAAGAAAAATATGATGAGCTCGAGCAAATCAAACAAATCTCTCATCTGGCGGACATTCACTACATTCGTCAAAAAGAGCCTAAAGGACTCGGACATGCCATCTGGTGTGCAAGAAAATTCATCGGGAACGATCCTTTCGCAGTCCTTCTTGGAGACGACATCGTCATCTCTGAGAAACCTTGTCTTAAACAACTGATCGATGAATTCGAAGAGAAAGAATCAAGCATCATCGGCGTACAGGAAGTTCCTGACGAGGACGTATCCAAATATGGTGTCATCGACGTGGAAGACCCTGCGAACGATGGTCCACTTTTCAAAGTCAAAGGACTGGTAGAAAAGCCGAAATTAGAGGATGCTCCTTCCAACATGGCTATCATGGGGCGCTATGTTCTAACTCCGGATGTCCTTGATATTCTAGGAAACCTTGAGCCTGGTCAAGGAAATGAAATTCAATTGACAGACGCTCTTCAAGAATTAAATACGAAGCAAAATGTTTACGGATATTCTTTTAATGGTAAAAGATATGATATTGGAAACAAATACGGCTTTGTTCAAGCAACAGTAGAGTTTGCTTTAATGAGAGATGACCTTAAAGGTCCATTGAAAAGCTGGTTAAAAGACATCATTTCAGAATGA
- a CDS encoding glycosyltransferase family 2 protein has protein sequence MISVIVPTLGTKPEELKRLFESLNNQSYKDFEVIIVSQDNHNYITSVLKDVNFKYNHIEIDRKGLSLARNVGIEHASGSILTFSDDDCWYNDDSFQLVVDYFNENLETDVACFQIYDPIKGVYYKEYDEEEQKQVTTGKLLKKSSIEIFIQTANIEPSLIRFDEKFGLGAIYPSGEENVFLFDLARNHKSISYYPKVVVNHEKPEMQTRLYEKSFIGKGPLFKRMYNTPTAVVLLTLFTLKKYRHLDEPFSYYGKAFREIFRYEKK, from the coding sequence ATGATTAGTGTAATCGTACCAACTCTTGGAACGAAGCCAGAGGAATTGAAACGATTGTTTGAAAGTCTTAATAATCAATCATACAAAGACTTCGAAGTCATTATTGTATCACAAGACAATCACAATTATATTACATCCGTTTTAAAAGATGTTAACTTTAAATACAATCATATTGAAATTGACCGCAAAGGGTTGTCACTTGCCCGGAACGTTGGTATTGAGCATGCGAGTGGCAGCATTCTGACGTTTTCGGATGACGACTGCTGGTATAATGACGACTCGTTCCAGCTTGTTGTGGATTATTTCAACGAGAATCTCGAGACCGATGTCGCATGCTTCCAAATCTATGATCCGATCAAGGGCGTTTACTATAAAGAATATGACGAAGAAGAGCAGAAACAGGTTACAACCGGTAAGCTGTTGAAGAAGTCTTCTATTGAAATCTTTATTCAAACGGCGAATATCGAGCCCTCCCTGATTCGATTCGACGAGAAGTTCGGCTTGGGTGCGATTTATCCATCTGGTGAAGAGAATGTCTTCTTATTCGATTTAGCCAGAAACCATAAGTCCATCAGCTATTATCCGAAGGTTGTCGTGAATCATGAGAAGCCTGAGATGCAGACCCGTTTATATGAAAAATCGTTTATCGGAAAAGGTCCTTTGTTTAAGAGGATGTACAATACCCCTACAGCGGTGGTTCTATTGACCCTTTTTACGTTGAAAAAGTATCGTCATTTAGATGAGCCATTCAGCTATTACGGTAAAGCGTTTAGAGAGATTTTCAGGTATGAGAAGAAGTAG
- a CDS encoding O-antigen ligase family protein, with protein sequence MNFSTLMNKYEPRVKQIILILVAGYLFFAQFSTQAKYIKLLPVPVPAVLTLGVGSLLFLYYVLNRKRLTQTSEFDKYLKRFLILFLISLALAILSAFYTATVLNSVEYMSYLKSSMITRLAYYLSFFMFVYFGYRLLVNEPKDNASIIKVYPLSILLLVAVAFWQLAYFMFNIPFLNLNTRSFVHSVEGVTLFDFRITSFTNEPSYMGPFLIDLIILAFLFVKRKWVYAVAVLIPTLFILAFTFSVSAYFNLVLVIGFLMVYLMFHPKFPKKILWMIPLVGIIGIAGLYLVNPDLLAKFFSPIWGRRDNLFDPTQSSRIYMYVMPFQWLFDHSIISGLFGYGPGAYEFLAGTKIVPHTQMSLAISANNMFIDVLFEQGVIGLLLLLTGLISIAVFLLKNGMKNMYYFIALVEYFHLMVTSLYRADYVTPRFWAVLLVIAVLVKIGEMKHKDKLNVTE encoded by the coding sequence ATGAATTTTTCCACACTCATGAACAAGTATGAGCCGAGGGTGAAACAGATCATCTTGATATTAGTGGCCGGATATTTGTTCTTCGCCCAGTTCTCTACTCAAGCTAAATACATCAAGCTTCTCCCCGTACCCGTTCCTGCGGTGCTGACATTGGGAGTTGGCTCATTATTATTCCTGTATTACGTACTCAATCGAAAACGTTTAACGCAAACCTCAGAGTTTGATAAATACTTGAAACGCTTCCTGATTCTTTTCCTTATCTCATTGGCACTGGCTATTCTTTCTGCTTTTTATACGGCTACGGTATTGAATAGCGTAGAGTATATGAGCTACTTGAAAAGCTCGATGATCACGCGACTTGCCTATTATCTCAGCTTTTTCATGTTTGTGTACTTCGGCTACCGTTTGCTTGTGAATGAGCCAAAGGATAATGCAAGCATCATCAAAGTCTACCCGTTGTCGATATTGTTATTAGTGGCTGTAGCCTTTTGGCAGCTTGCCTATTTCATGTTCAACATTCCATTCCTTAATCTAAACACCCGTTCCTTTGTTCATAGTGTGGAAGGAGTGACACTGTTCGATTTTCGGATCACTTCATTCACCAATGAACCAAGCTATATGGGACCGTTCTTGATTGATTTGATTATCCTGGCATTCCTGTTTGTAAAACGGAAATGGGTGTATGCGGTCGCCGTACTTATTCCGACGCTATTCATCCTGGCCTTTACATTTTCCGTGAGCGCCTATTTCAATCTGGTACTGGTGATCGGCTTCTTAATGGTTTACTTAATGTTCCATCCAAAATTCCCGAAGAAAATCCTGTGGATGATTCCGTTGGTTGGGATCATCGGGATTGCAGGTCTTTATTTGGTGAATCCGGATCTACTGGCCAAATTCTTCTCTCCGATTTGGGGAAGAAGAGATAACCTTTTCGATCCGACACAATCAAGCCGGATTTATATGTACGTCATGCCATTCCAGTGGCTGTTCGATCATTCCATCATATCGGGACTATTTGGATATGGACCGGGAGCTTATGAGTTCCTGGCGGGGACCAAGATTGTACCTCATACCCAGATGAGCCTGGCCATCTCGGCAAACAATATGTTTATCGATGTGCTATTTGAGCAAGGTGTCATCGGACTCCTTCTTTTACTGACAGGATTAATTTCCATCGCCGTATTCCTATTGAAGAACGGCATGAAGAACATGTACTACTTCATTGCATTAGTCGAGTACTTTCACCTGATGGTCACATCCTTATACAGAGCGGATTATGTCACACCACGATTCTGGGCAGTTCTATTAGTTATCGCCGTGCTAGTGAAAATCGGTGAAATGAAACACAAAGATAAGCTAAATGTAACGGAGTGA